A DNA window from Polynucleobacter sp. AP-Titi-500A-B4 contains the following coding sequences:
- a CDS encoding peptidase domain-containing ABC transporter, giving the protein MSKLSQFFEKASAKLKQLAAGVLHILGLIAKAISNIARAFLHGIKKIAPHLYPFLKSTLTKLKQFGSIGLSILGSTLAAMTHIAGKVLGWVKQTLPKLYPIAKRTPELLKQFAMKALYVAGICWEFTERAAVALYSVVRSDLEYLWEKVLKRFHHLKREGGQLHPDSLKDRAQKTMQAAQPQQLMADGKLHWNQIVQRFLKEWEEFKAEMLVLRDRIHQIRNESGTQRAIGMLSPFKDEKTTIITSSIVINVLALAFPLLMLQLYDRILPHQSLDTLSLFAFAVFLAIAIESIVRVARSYTTAWISARFEHKAMMALVEKSLAEPLHEFERKGTGTVMESFKSISTLKYHYSGQTFQQLMDLPFTLLYILIVFIISPWVGLLLIFGYSIFVYITWKNGREDPELIREQKTADLRRGNFLNETLNNVHTLKSMTMESLMLRRYERLQENCARIMSRVAYALDMSSGIGNIFSPLMTMLVVALGAWLVINHRLTNGELAACILLGMRSLAPLQRLGGMWAKYQQDEVLRDGLAKSLDQPGLKEEPAQDVDLKKDADRPLKALELELKNVSYRFPGSQTEIFTNLSLKVAAGECIAIGGESGVGRSTLLQLMAGVLSPSSGQVLINGKDVQEYGLNELTESVAYLPQKTMMFEGSLLDNASVYDADRVERALQTAQSLGLGEFVSKMPRGWDSQVGDMATDSLPPGYRQRIAIVRALSNQPSIILFDDPTSTIDSEGDALFLKFIESVRGKVTLVMVSQRPSYSRLATRTLYLQDGKLTEAEPGKIISLRDASNASNPDAVVAGMVGSSGQALTYKAIPNGEYFESTLKKGHIDTKRWERTHETVSSNFKEQTDLSGCLTLLLKLMNARGSARDVAESLPYFADSLDLPSFHNAMAQLGYKVAEVHCSLGELDTRALPCLFVPDGSSAFIAMGRVGQQMRVAINEAGEVRLEPNLSIMGHAYFYEVAEYKIPEGSSWVARVLRRFSPLIGQATLSALISGLVIMAGPLFMMVVYSTVIPSGAKDTLAYLALGAAIALSACYFFMRHRARILAYIAGRIEYLFGATILQQVFQMPPAYTERASVGSQTARLQSFEAIRDLFTGPLASTLLESPATLVLLIALSIINPIALLVFAIMASVYALLYWIFSGPTHDRVAAVSKASTKRSEFLVEMVGKMRIVRECGAQRLWLERFREISASATMASYKAEQLSSLLVGISYFVMMLAALIIVSATVPAVFTQAVSSGALIASMMLMWRVLTPIQTVFVNMNRIERVRSATRQIDGLMKIKGERQESASSLVARGLEGRVEFARVSFRYSLNVDPALIGVEFKINPGELIAISGPNGGGKSTLLKLLLGMYQPQAGAILIDNVDIRQLDPIELRRMVGYAPQDTQLFRATIAQNLRLARPDATDDEVYQALDMAGGLEQVLALPRGIEYRVGDNTNELPSSLKQKLSLARAYLTRAPIMVFDEPGAGLDAEGDQKFIQTLKDLKGKATVLFISHRPSHIRLADTLLVFDKGYLRAAGPPEVLLKQPSAA; this is encoded by the coding sequence ATGTCAAAACTTTCTCAATTCTTTGAAAAAGCATCGGCAAAGCTTAAGCAGCTTGCTGCCGGAGTTCTACATATTCTTGGCTTAATTGCTAAGGCTATTTCCAATATTGCTAGAGCATTTCTTCATGGGATCAAAAAAATTGCGCCCCATTTGTATCCATTTCTCAAATCGACTTTAACAAAGCTGAAGCAGTTTGGCTCGATAGGTCTCAGTATTCTTGGTTCAACTCTAGCTGCAATGACTCATATTGCTGGGAAAGTGCTCGGCTGGGTAAAGCAGACATTGCCAAAGTTATATCCTATTGCCAAGAGGACACCGGAATTATTGAAGCAGTTTGCAATGAAGGCGCTTTATGTCGCTGGAATTTGCTGGGAGTTTACGGAACGTGCAGCGGTAGCGCTTTACTCAGTAGTTCGCTCTGATCTCGAATATCTCTGGGAGAAAGTTCTTAAGCGTTTTCATCACCTCAAGCGTGAAGGTGGTCAGCTTCATCCTGACTCTTTAAAAGATCGAGCTCAAAAAACCATGCAAGCTGCCCAGCCTCAGCAATTAATGGCTGATGGCAAGCTCCACTGGAACCAGATTGTTCAGCGCTTCTTAAAAGAGTGGGAAGAATTTAAGGCTGAGATGTTGGTTCTGCGTGATCGCATACATCAGATACGCAATGAAAGTGGCACACAAAGAGCGATTGGCATGCTCTCGCCATTTAAGGACGAAAAGACAACTATCATTACTTCCAGCATCGTTATTAATGTGCTGGCACTTGCATTCCCATTGCTGATGCTGCAGTTGTACGATCGTATTTTGCCGCATCAATCGTTAGATACCTTAAGCCTATTTGCATTCGCAGTCTTTTTAGCAATTGCGATTGAATCCATTGTGCGGGTAGCTCGCTCCTATACAACAGCCTGGATCTCGGCACGTTTTGAACACAAAGCCATGATGGCTTTGGTAGAGAAATCCTTGGCTGAGCCGCTACATGAATTTGAGCGCAAGGGTACGGGCACTGTGATGGAGAGTTTTAAGTCGATTTCGACGCTCAAATACCATTATTCTGGCCAAACCTTCCAACAGTTAATGGATTTACCATTCACACTGTTATACATTTTGATTGTTTTCATCATCAGCCCATGGGTTGGTCTTTTATTAATCTTCGGCTATTCCATCTTTGTCTATATCACATGGAAAAACGGTCGCGAAGATCCTGAATTGATTCGTGAACAAAAGACTGCAGATTTGCGAAGAGGTAATTTCTTAAATGAAACTCTGAATAATGTGCATACCCTTAAATCAATGACGATGGAGTCATTGATGTTAAGACGCTATGAGCGATTACAAGAAAACTGTGCTCGTATCATGTCCCGAGTTGCATACGCATTAGATATGTCATCTGGTATTGGCAATATTTTCTCTCCGCTGATGACAATGTTGGTCGTAGCCTTGGGCGCCTGGTTAGTCATTAATCATCGCCTAACGAATGGTGAACTAGCTGCTTGCATTTTGCTCGGTATGCGTTCATTGGCACCATTGCAACGTTTAGGTGGCATGTGGGCCAAGTACCAGCAAGATGAAGTATTGCGTGATGGTTTAGCAAAATCTCTAGATCAACCTGGCTTGAAAGAGGAGCCTGCTCAAGACGTAGACCTTAAAAAAGATGCTGATCGCCCATTAAAGGCTTTAGAGCTTGAGTTAAAAAATGTTTCCTATCGTTTTCCAGGCAGCCAAACTGAGATCTTTACTAATCTTTCATTAAAAGTCGCCGCTGGTGAATGTATCGCTATTGGTGGTGAGAGTGGAGTGGGTCGCAGCACACTTTTACAGTTGATGGCTGGTGTTTTGTCACCAAGTTCTGGTCAAGTGTTGATTAACGGCAAGGATGTTCAAGAGTACGGTTTAAATGAACTTACTGAATCTGTAGCCTACTTGCCGCAAAAGACAATGATGTTTGAGGGATCATTGCTCGATAACGCCAGCGTCTATGACGCTGACCGTGTTGAGCGTGCCTTGCAAACCGCCCAATCATTGGGATTGGGCGAATTTGTTTCTAAGATGCCTAGAGGCTGGGATTCACAAGTCGGCGATATGGCAACAGATTCATTGCCACCGGGTTACCGTCAGCGTATTGCGATTGTGCGTGCGCTATCGAATCAACCCAGCATCATTTTATTTGATGATCCTACTTCGACCATTGACTCAGAGGGCGATGCCTTGTTCTTGAAGTTTATTGAGTCTGTACGTGGCAAGGTCACTTTAGTGATGGTATCTCAGAGACCTTCTTACTCCCGTTTAGCAACCCGCACTCTGTATTTGCAAGATGGCAAATTAACAGAGGCTGAGCCCGGCAAGATAATCTCTTTGAGAGATGCCTCGAATGCTAGCAATCCTGATGCAGTCGTTGCAGGAATGGTGGGTTCCTCTGGACAAGCATTAACCTACAAAGCTATTCCAAATGGTGAGTACTTTGAATCGACCTTGAAAAAAGGCCATATCGATACTAAGCGCTGGGAAAGAACTCATGAGACAGTAAGTAGCAACTTCAAAGAGCAAACTGACTTGTCTGGCTGCCTTACTTTGCTCCTGAAACTCATGAATGCTCGTGGATCGGCTCGTGACGTTGCAGAGTCTTTGCCATATTTTGCAGATAGTTTAGATTTGCCAAGCTTTCATAATGCTATGGCTCAACTTGGGTACAAGGTTGCAGAAGTGCATTGTTCTTTAGGCGAGCTCGATACAAGAGCCTTGCCATGCTTATTTGTGCCAGATGGCTCGTCTGCATTTATTGCGATGGGTAGGGTGGGTCAGCAAATGCGCGTTGCTATTAACGAAGCTGGCGAGGTAAGGCTCGAGCCAAATCTCAGCATTATGGGTCATGCGTATTTTTATGAGGTAGCAGAGTACAAGATTCCCGAGGGAAGCTCTTGGGTAGCGCGGGTACTTAGACGTTTTTCTCCGCTAATCGGTCAAGCAACACTCTCTGCATTGATTTCTGGATTGGTGATTATGGCTGGTCCACTCTTCATGATGGTGGTTTACAGCACTGTGATTCCATCAGGCGCTAAAGATACGCTGGCCTATCTTGCATTAGGCGCAGCAATTGCCTTGAGTGCATGTTATTTCTTTATGCGCCATCGTGCCAGAATTTTGGCTTATATCGCCGGCCGTATCGAATATTTATTCGGCGCCACAATCTTGCAGCAAGTATTCCAAATGCCACCTGCTTATACCGAGCGTGCTTCAGTAGGTTCACAGACTGCACGTTTGCAAAGTTTTGAGGCTATCCGTGATTTATTTACTGGACCCCTAGCGTCTACTTTGCTTGAATCTCCAGCTACATTGGTTCTATTGATTGCTTTGTCAATCATTAATCCAATTGCATTATTAGTATTTGCGATCATGGCGTCGGTCTATGCACTCTTATATTGGATTTTCTCTGGCCCAACTCATGATCGTGTTGCCGCGGTAAGTAAGGCCTCAACTAAACGCAGTGAGTTTTTGGTGGAGATGGTTGGCAAGATGCGTATTGTGCGCGAATGTGGGGCACAGCGCTTATGGCTAGAGCGTTTCCGCGAGATTTCTGCATCAGCAACGATGGCTTCTTATAAAGCAGAACAACTCTCTTCTTTGTTGGTAGGTATTTCATACTTTGTCATGATGTTGGCGGCATTAATTATTGTCTCGGCTACTGTGCCAGCAGTCTTTACGCAGGCTGTATCTTCAGGTGCCTTGATTGCATCCATGATGTTGATGTGGCGTGTTCTCACTCCAATTCAAACCGTGTTCGTCAATATGAACCGCATTGAGCGCGTGAGATCTGCAACAAGACAGATTGATGGCTTGATGAAAATTAAAGGCGAGCGTCAAGAATCAGCTTCATCACTCGTGGCACGTGGTCTTGAGGGTCGCGTTGAATTTGCCCGCGTTTCCTTTAGATATTCACTAAATGTAGACCCAGCCTTAATTGGTGTGGAGTTCAAAATCAATCCTGGTGAATTGATTGCCATTAGCGGTCCAAATGGCGGCGGTAAATCAACGCTGCTGAAATTGCTATTGGGCATGTATCAGCCCCAAGCTGGTGCCATCTTGATTGATAACGTTGATATTCGTCAGCTAGATCCAATTGAGCTGCGTCGTATGGTGGGCTATGCACCGCAAGATACGCAGCTATTTAGAGCAACCATTGCGCAGAACTTACGTTTAGCCCGTCCAGACGCAACTGATGATGAGGTTTATCAAGCATTAGATATGGCTGGTGGCCTTGAGCAAGTCCTTGCTTTACCACGGGGTATTGAATATCGCGTGGGTGATAACACTAATGAATTGCCTTCGAGTTTGAAACAAAAACTGTCTTTAGCACGTGCCTACCTAACCAGAGCTCCAATCATGGTTTTTGATGAACCAGGTGCTGGTTTAGATGCAGAGGGTGATCAGAAATTTATTCAAACCCTTAAAGACTTAAAGGGCAAAGCAACTGTCTTGTTTATTAGCCATCGTCCAAGCCATATTCGTTTAGCAGACACCTTATTGGTGTTTGACAAGGGTTACTTAAGAGCTGCTGGACCACCTGAAGTCTTATTAAAACAGCCTAGCGCTGCCTGA
- a CDS encoding efflux transporter outer membrane subunit: protein MANKRSNHEVRVQIKRLPIYLACITLALSGCTTPIVKEGDAPDGPEYVRWMPNTFKAPVEQSLPRPTELWWQDFGSDELNSLVDTALTNNYDLKVAIARVAQTRAQADVVKAAESPTIDATGKYGNQAPLPGPGYATSTSQWGTQPLWQAGILANYEVDLWGKKGFNTQSAFSLALASEYNRQAVALSLVGDVATVYFQVVSLDERIGVGERNLEAIRAVGKGMARRVDLGDATIIDLSQQLILQTNTDALVTGLKLQRERAFNRLALLIGRTPSTLKIKGRSVEPLKAPVVAPGLPSDLLCRRPDIRRAEASLESAKADLYSARANLFPSFAITGGAGYGSFLLSQLTMPQSLFYNITSNLVQNIFDGGKRRAEIQVASAKNVELLEAYANTVLAAMRDVEDGLSGVALTAKQYEALNDSRLRAQRLAVMSAKVVERGGMDYVQLYEIQRTVLAAEDSAIAAKNDQLVASVNLYKAIGGGLTLDNNPCFGGGKLPKADARWTENAKEVDSAFDKKPAIGVNAASQPMYEGSKTPLVAKPLDTLQPPANVAPKQGGSKANTAAPPFSRFDLNPANPMGPSDFTVTPQTTPALESK from the coding sequence GTGGCAAATAAGCGATCAAACCATGAAGTTCGAGTGCAAATAAAGCGCCTGCCAATCTATTTGGCCTGTATTACTTTGGCTTTATCTGGGTGCACTACGCCAATCGTAAAAGAGGGGGATGCCCCTGATGGACCAGAGTATGTACGCTGGATGCCAAATACCTTTAAGGCGCCGGTAGAACAGAGTCTGCCTCGACCAACTGAGTTATGGTGGCAGGATTTTGGTAGCGATGAATTAAATTCTTTGGTTGATACTGCCCTAACGAACAACTACGATTTAAAAGTTGCTATTGCTAGGGTGGCGCAGACCCGTGCTCAGGCTGATGTGGTTAAAGCAGCTGAGTCACCCACCATCGATGCAACTGGTAAGTATGGCAATCAAGCGCCATTGCCTGGACCAGGTTATGCAACCAGTACCTCACAGTGGGGTACACAACCACTTTGGCAAGCAGGTATCTTGGCAAACTATGAGGTGGATTTGTGGGGTAAAAAGGGCTTCAACACACAATCTGCATTCTCTTTAGCGCTGGCAAGCGAGTACAACAGACAAGCGGTTGCCCTTAGCTTAGTCGGAGATGTGGCAACCGTGTATTTCCAAGTTGTTTCTTTGGATGAGCGCATTGGAGTGGGTGAACGAAATCTAGAAGCCATTCGTGCAGTTGGGAAGGGAATGGCTAGGCGTGTGGATCTTGGTGATGCCACGATCATTGATTTATCCCAACAATTAATTTTACAAACTAATACTGATGCCCTAGTTACTGGTTTGAAGTTACAACGTGAGCGGGCATTTAACCGTTTAGCCTTGTTGATTGGTAGAACGCCATCAACTTTGAAAATCAAAGGAAGGTCTGTTGAGCCTTTGAAGGCTCCAGTAGTTGCACCAGGCCTTCCATCAGACTTACTATGCCGCCGCCCTGATATTCGCAGGGCAGAAGCTTCTCTTGAATCAGCAAAGGCTGATTTATATTCAGCGCGAGCCAATCTCTTTCCGTCATTTGCCATTACAGGCGGTGCTGGCTATGGAAGTTTCTTGTTATCACAACTAACAATGCCACAAAGTTTGTTCTACAACATTACCTCCAATCTAGTGCAAAACATTTTTGATGGCGGCAAACGCCGTGCAGAGATTCAGGTCGCTAGCGCCAAGAATGTGGAGCTATTGGAGGCTTATGCCAATACTGTTCTAGCAGCAATGCGAGATGTAGAAGATGGACTTTCTGGCGTGGCATTAACAGCAAAGCAATATGAGGCTTTAAACGATTCCAGATTACGTGCTCAGCGCCTTGCAGTGATGAGTGCCAAAGTAGTTGAGCGTGGCGGCATGGACTATGTCCAGTTATATGAAATTCAAAGAACTGTTTTGGCTGCCGAAGACTCAGCCATTGCTGCAAAAAATGATCAATTAGTTGCTTCAGTCAACCTTTACAAAGCTATTGGCGGTGGTCTGACTTTAGACAACAACCCTTGCTTCGGTGGAGGTAAGCTTCCCAAGGCTGATGCACGCTGGACTGAAAATGCAAAAGAAGTCGATTCTGCATTTGATAAAAAGCCTGCAATTGGTGTGAATGCTGCCAGTCAACCAATGTATGAGGGCAGTAAAACGCCTTTGGTAGCTAAGCCACTAGATACCTTGCAGCCACCTGCAAATGTTGCACCAAAACAGGGTGGTAGCAAAGCCAATACAGCAGCTCCTCCATTCTCCAGATTTGATTTGAACCCAGCAAATCCAATGGGTCCATCTGATTTCACGGTTACACCGCAAACCACTCCTGCCTTGGAGAGTAAGTAA
- a CDS encoding HD domain-containing phosphohydrolase yields the protein MTTNPIDKKMMQHLLKIGSSLSSEKDIDQLLENILQTAMQVTNADAGTLYRVVDEKFLKFEIVHTKSKGVHLGGKSGHEIKIPPLPLFNEKGEPELNRIVTYSVHKDETVNIADAYNAEGFDFTGTHKFDAANNYRSISFLTVPMKNHESEIIGVLQLINATDPNTGKVIPFTAESQEIVEALSSQAAIALTNRILILHLEQLFESFIGLINHAIDDKSPYTGGHCNRVPDLTMMLADAVNRCNAGPLKEFTLNDGDRQELKIAGLLHDCGKITTPVHVVDKATKLEKIFDRINLIEIRAEVVLRDIQLALAQKFISEEEAEQRRSQLIDDYNFLSHCNIGGEFMKDPDVQRVHDIAKRYIWQDVSGTNHPFLSDEEIGNLTIRAGTLNDAERKIINHHIDLTISMLEKLPWPKHLRNVTEYAGGHHEKMDGKGYPKGLTREQMSVPARCMGIADIFEALTAKDRPYKKGKTLSESLEILGKMKLGQHVDPDLFDIFIWEKVYEEYALKFLDESQIDEVDVSKIPGYNPPPPDYQFSRQ from the coding sequence ATGACTACCAATCCAATCGACAAAAAGATGATGCAGCACCTGCTAAAGATTGGGTCGTCCCTCAGCAGCGAAAAGGATATTGACCAGCTTTTGGAGAATATTCTCCAAACAGCCATGCAGGTAACGAATGCAGATGCCGGCACTCTATATAGAGTGGTGGATGAAAAGTTCTTAAAATTTGAGATCGTGCATACCAAAAGCAAGGGCGTTCACTTAGGCGGCAAAAGTGGTCATGAGATTAAGATACCGCCCCTCCCCTTATTTAATGAAAAAGGGGAGCCCGAACTAAACCGCATCGTGACTTATTCAGTTCATAAAGATGAAACTGTCAATATTGCTGATGCTTATAACGCCGAGGGCTTTGACTTTACTGGTACCCATAAGTTTGATGCAGCAAATAACTATCGCTCTATTTCATTTCTGACTGTGCCAATGAAGAACCACGAATCAGAGATCATTGGCGTTCTGCAGCTGATTAATGCAACCGATCCTAATACAGGCAAAGTGATTCCCTTTACTGCTGAAAGTCAGGAAATTGTTGAAGCATTAAGCTCTCAAGCCGCTATAGCACTGACTAACCGAATATTGATTTTGCATTTGGAGCAATTGTTTGAATCTTTCATTGGTTTGATTAACCACGCGATTGACGATAAGTCGCCCTACACTGGTGGTCATTGCAATCGGGTACCCGATCTCACCATGATGTTAGCTGATGCTGTCAATCGCTGTAATGCTGGACCTCTCAAGGAGTTCACCCTCAATGATGGTGATCGTCAAGAGCTTAAGATTGCTGGTTTATTACATGACTGCGGAAAAATTACCACTCCTGTTCACGTAGTAGATAAGGCGACTAAGCTTGAAAAGATTTTTGATCGCATTAATTTGATTGAAATTCGGGCAGAAGTCGTATTGCGTGATATTCAACTCGCTTTAGCGCAAAAATTTATTTCTGAAGAAGAGGCAGAACAACGTCGCTCTCAACTGATTGATGATTACAACTTCTTAAGCCACTGCAACATCGGTGGTGAGTTTATGAAAGACCCAGATGTACAACGCGTGCATGACATTGCTAAGCGCTATATCTGGCAAGATGTTTCTGGTACTAATCATCCCTTCCTCAGCGACGAAGAAATCGGCAATCTCACGATTCGTGCGGGCACCCTGAATGATGCAGAACGCAAAATCATCAATCACCATATTGATCTCACCATCAGCATGCTAGAAAAACTCCCTTGGCCCAAGCATTTACGCAATGTCACCGAATACGCAGGCGGTCACCACGAGAAGATGGATGGCAAAGGCTACCCGAAGGGCTTAACCCGTGAGCAAATGTCTGTACCAGCACGATGCATGGGTATTGCTGATATTTTTGAGGCATTAACTGCTAAAGATCGTCCCTACAAGAAAGGTAAGACGCTCAGTGAGTCTCTGGAAATCCTTGGCAAGATGAAATTAGGACAACATGTAGACCCCGACCTCTTTGATATCTTCATCTGGGAAAAAGTCTATGAAGAATATGCCTTGAAGTTTTTAGATGAGAGCCAGATTGATGAGGTTGATGTTAGCAAGATCCCAGGCTACAACCCACCGCCGCCAGATTACCAATTTAGTCGGCAATAA
- a CDS encoding adenylate/guanylate cyclase domain-containing protein produces the protein MISSKALIDQTGISRATLNNYIQLGILPKPDVQSLSASADEGGARVLGFFPDDALERVQAVQILKGQGLSMAQVAERLAQTDALLEVQELQLETAGSRPAMRPIGKSNQANQARATNTASKPFSDSLGNLSLSLDTLTHPAYMLNYNFELTWFNEPARKAVFGFATAPSKSTDRNLLNLLTRPEVCLTMEDQRSLVGLLLQLASSRISYESLSKLVAQSDPDLMPLLEGLSSEEQAQEQAVNEVEFFQRDSRGQIVCYRVYAVYFREGILVVHAPAEERGDDLVNFLARRDQVIHSLLSKRLPVMTPLAVLVADLQNSVRICSELPPDEYFALVNQIWATMGPILRKYTGTHGKHVGDGVVYYFFPQAESNYLFNAVACADELRQAMRKISAEWQLKKNWFTELQLNIGLHEGQEWLGSFQSANHIEFAVLGNTINQASRLSDFARHGSIWATKDLISKLSNDERSRIEFGVLRKSQENGDRFVASSYAQIESIIDLNQDKHEKLRDISQLAVAEIKRVSNTRLY, from the coding sequence ATGATCTCTAGCAAGGCATTGATAGACCAAACTGGAATATCACGTGCCACCCTTAATAACTACATTCAGCTTGGCATTTTGCCTAAGCCGGATGTGCAGTCTTTATCCGCAAGCGCAGATGAGGGTGGGGCTAGGGTATTGGGTTTCTTCCCGGACGATGCATTAGAAAGAGTGCAGGCTGTCCAAATTTTGAAGGGCCAAGGCTTATCAATGGCTCAAGTCGCTGAGCGCTTAGCTCAGACCGATGCTTTATTGGAAGTGCAAGAGCTACAGTTAGAGACAGCAGGCTCTCGTCCAGCAATGCGCCCGATTGGCAAATCTAACCAGGCCAATCAAGCGCGCGCGACGAACACTGCAAGCAAGCCTTTCTCAGATTCATTAGGCAATCTCTCCTTATCGCTTGATACCCTGACGCATCCTGCTTACATGCTCAATTACAACTTTGAGCTCACTTGGTTTAATGAGCCAGCACGTAAAGCGGTATTTGGTTTTGCAACGGCGCCATCTAAAAGTACCGATCGAAATTTACTGAACTTGCTGACAAGACCTGAAGTATGTCTAACCATGGAAGATCAGCGCTCATTGGTAGGTTTGTTATTGCAATTGGCTAGCTCTCGTATTTCTTACGAGTCGCTCTCTAAGCTAGTAGCGCAGAGTGATCCAGACCTTATGCCGCTATTGGAAGGCTTATCTTCTGAAGAACAAGCCCAAGAACAAGCAGTCAATGAAGTCGAGTTTTTTCAAAGAGATTCACGTGGTCAGATTGTTTGTTACCGAGTCTATGCGGTGTATTTCCGTGAAGGCATCTTAGTAGTCCATGCGCCTGCAGAGGAGCGAGGGGATGACTTAGTTAATTTCTTAGCTCGTCGTGATCAAGTGATTCACTCATTACTGAGCAAACGCTTGCCAGTAATGACGCCTTTAGCAGTTTTGGTGGCTGACTTGCAGAACTCCGTTCGTATTTGTTCAGAATTACCGCCAGATGAGTATTTCGCTTTGGTCAATCAGATCTGGGCGACGATGGGTCCGATATTGCGAAAATACACGGGTACTCACGGTAAGCACGTAGGTGATGGAGTCGTGTACTACTTCTTCCCACAAGCTGAAAGTAATTATTTATTTAATGCTGTTGCTTGTGCTGATGAATTACGCCAAGCGATGCGTAAGATTAGCGCTGAATGGCAGCTCAAGAAAAATTGGTTTACTGAACTGCAGCTTAATATTGGCTTACATGAAGGTCAAGAGTGGTTGGGAAGTTTCCAGTCGGCAAACCATATTGAGTTTGCCGTATTAGGTAACACGATTAACCAGGCATCGCGTCTGAGTGACTTTGCAAGACACGGCAGCATTTGGGCAACCAAGGATCTCATCAGCAAACTCAGTAACGATGAGCGTAGCCGCATTGAGTTTGGTGTTCTCAGAAAGAGCCAAGAGAATGGCGATCGCTTCGTAGCATCTTCATATGCTCAGATTGAATCGATCATCGATCTCAATCAAGATAAGCACGAAAAATTGAGAGATATCTCCCAATTAGCCGTCGCTGAGATCAAGCGCGTCAGCAATACGCGCCTCTATTGA